The region GCCGAGTACGCTGCGGTGCGCGAGTACGACACCGGCCAGATGGAGCCAGTGGTCGCCGTCCCGTCGTCGCCCGGAATTGTGGTGCCGGTTGGCTTTGCCGCCGGTGTGCCGGTGGATCAGTGTTTCATCGGCACCTGCACCAACGGTCGGATCGAGGATCTTCGTGTGGCGGCTCGGATCCTGGAAGGGCGCGCGGTGCATCCCCGGACCCGGCTGCTGGTAGTCCCGGCGACGCCGGCTATCTACCGCCAGGCGATGGAGGAGGGGCTGACGCGGATCTTCCTGGATGCCGGTGCCGTGGTCGGCGCGCCTACCTGCGGCCCGTGCCTCGGCGGCCACATGGGCGTTCTGGCCTCGGGCGAGGTGTGCGTAAGCACATCGTCCCGCAACTTCGTCGGCCGCATGGGACACCGGGACAGCAGGGTCTATCTCTCAGGCCCGGCGGTGGCCGCCGCCACCGCGGTGCTGGGCAGGCTGGCGCATCCGGACGAGGTGCTTTCATGATCCTGAGCGGTACGGTATGGAAGGTCGGCGACCACGTGGACACCGACGCAATAATCCCGGCGCGCCATCTTGTGACCACCGACCCCGAGGTTCTGGCCCGGCACTGCTTCGAGGACCTAGATCCCGCCCTGGCGGCGAAGATCCGGCCCGGCGACATCCTGGTCGCCGGGGAGAACTTCGGCCAGGGCTCTTCGCGCGAGCACGCGCCGATCGCGATCAAGGCGGCAGGGATAGCCTGCGTCGTTGCCCGGTCGTACGCGCGCATCTTCTACCGCAATGCCTTCAACATCGGCCTGCCGCTGCTGGAGTGCCCGGACCTGCACGCCGCGACCGAGACCGGGGACCGTCTCAGCGTGGACAACGAGACCGGGCGGATCATCAACGAGACGCGTGGCACGCTGCATGCCGCGGCGCCCCTGCCGGAGTTCATGCGGCAGTTGATAGCCGCCGGCGGCATCATCGAGTACGTGCGCCGGCAGGTGTCGGGCCGAAAGGTGGGAGCGTGAACCGCGTCACCGTCTACGATACGACGCTGCGCGACGGTTCCCAGGCCGCGGGCGTGGCGTTTTCGGTTGAGGACAAGCTTCGCATTGCACGCCGATTGGATGACCTCGGGTTCGACTACGTGGAGGGCGGTTGGCCCGGTAGCAACCCCAAGGACATGGCCTTCTTTGAACGGGCCCGCGCTCTGCCGTGGCAGCACGCCAGGGTTGCAGCGTTCGGCAGCACGCGCCGCGCCTCGACGCGCGCGCAGGACGACCCAAGTTTGCAGGCCTTGATCGAAGCAGGGACCCCCACGTTGGCCATATTCGGGAAATCCTGGGATCTGCACGTCCGCTCCGGGCTGCGCACATCGCTCGAAGAGAACCTGGCAATGATCGGCGAGTCTGTGGCCTACATGCGCGCCGCCGGCCGCGAGGTGATCTATGACGCCGAGCACTTCTTCGACGGCCTCAAGGCCAACCGCGACTACGCCCTGGCCACTCTCTGCGCGGCGCGGGAGGCAGGCGCCCACTGCCTGGTCCTGTGCGACACCAACGGCGGCAGCCTGCCGGAGGAGATCCAGGAGGGCGTGCGGCTCGTGCTGCGCGAGATCGGCGGCCCCGTCGGAATCCACGCGCACAACGACGCAGGCCTGGCGGTGGCCAATACCCTGGCCGCTGTAGGCGCCGGCTGCGTCCACGTGCAGGGCACGATCAACGGCTACGGCGAGCGCAGCGGTAACGCCAACCTGTGTTCCGTGGTTCCGGGCCTGCGCCTCAAGATGGGCCTGCGTGCACTGGCTCCGGAGGCGCTGGCACGCTTCACCGAGACGAGCCGGCTGGTTGCCGAACTGGCGAACATGGCGCCTGACGACTACCAGCCCTACGTTGGAGCGAACGCGTTTGCGCACAAGGGCGGCGTGCACGCCAGCGCGGTGATGATTGACCCGGTGATGTACGAGCACGTTGCGCCCGACCTGGTCGGCAACGGGCGGCGCGTGGTGGTCAGCGACCTCTCCGGACGCGCCACGTTGCTCCACAAGGCCGGCGAGATCGGCCTTCGCCTCGATCGATCCCGACCAGAGGTGCAGGCGGCGTTGGACGATCTCAAGCGGCTCGAACAAGAAGGATACCAGTTCGAGGGCGCCGAGGCCTCGTTTGAACTGCTGCTACGCCGCGCGGCGATGGGCCACGAGCCAGGGTTCGAGATCAAGGCATTCCACATCGCTGTGGATCACGACGCCACCGAGTGTACTTCGCGGGCAATCGTCCGCGTCTCGGTGCACGGCCAGGAGGCCGGCTCCTCCGCCGAGGGCAACGGGCCTGTGCACGCGCTGGATCGGGCGCTGCGGGACGCGCTGGAGCGCTTCCACCCCGAGCTCGCGCGCGTGCGGCTGGTGGACTACAAGGTTCGGGTTCTGGACGCCGACGCGGCCGCCGCGGCGCGCGTGCGTGTGCTGATCACCTCGACCGACGGGCACCGACACTGGGGGACGGTGGGCGTGTCCGAGAACGTCGTGCTGGCGAGCGCCCGCGCGCTGGCCGACAGCCTGGAGTACGCCCTGCTGATCGCCGCGCCCCAGATGGCCGGGCCGTAGCCCGGCCCGGGCGCCCCAATGGCAGACGCGGTCGTGCAGGCGCGGATCGTCGTGCTCTCTGGCGATGGCATCGGCCCGGAGGTCACCGCCGAGGCCGTCAAGGTCCTGCGCGCGGCCGCGCAGGCGCGAGGCCACGCCTTCGCGTTTGAGGAGGCGCCGTTCGGCGCCGCCGCGCTGGCCGCCGGGCACTCGCCGCTCCCGACAGCCACACTTGAGGCGTG is a window of Armatimonadota bacterium DNA encoding:
- a CDS encoding citramalate synthase; the protein is MNRVTVYDTTLRDGSQAAGVAFSVEDKLRIARRLDDLGFDYVEGGWPGSNPKDMAFFERARALPWQHARVAAFGSTRRASTRAQDDPSLQALIEAGTPTLAIFGKSWDLHVRSGLRTSLEENLAMIGESVAYMRAAGREVIYDAEHFFDGLKANRDYALATLCAAREAGAHCLVLCDTNGGSLPEEIQEGVRLVLREIGGPVGIHAHNDAGLAVANTLAAVGAGCVHVQGTINGYGERSGNANLCSVVPGLRLKMGLRALAPEALARFTETSRLVAELANMAPDDYQPYVGANAFAHKGGVHASAVMIDPVMYEHVAPDLVGNGRRVVVSDLSGRATLLHKAGEIGLRLDRSRPEVQAALDDLKRLEQEGYQFEGAEASFELLLRRAAMGHEPGFEIKAFHIAVDHDATECTSRAIVRVSVHGQEAGSSAEGNGPVHALDRALRDALERFHPELARVRLVDYKVRVLDADAAAAARVRVLITSTDGHRHWGTVGVSENVVLASARALADSLEYALLIAAPQMAGP
- a CDS encoding 3-isopropylmalate dehydratase small subunit, with product MILSGTVWKVGDHVDTDAIIPARHLVTTDPEVLARHCFEDLDPALAAKIRPGDILVAGENFGQGSSREHAPIAIKAAGIACVVARSYARIFYRNAFNIGLPLLECPDLHAATETGDRLSVDNETGRIINETRGTLHAAAPLPEFMRQLIAAGGIIEYVRRQVSGRKVGA